The following coding sequences are from one Electrophorus electricus isolate fEleEle1 chromosome 22, fEleEle1.pri, whole genome shotgun sequence window:
- the camsap1a gene encoding calmodulin-regulated spectrin-associated protein 1a isoform X3, with amino-acid sequence MNADAPAGGGDSAPRRADSAEGVLDIVPLELYDSARAKIDANLRWLFAKAYGEEHVPEDLRDPFYTDQYRVEHLKPPVLELLLTAELYCRVCGLLSLGEQAAGLASHRCVLQALARRGVCVREADGTPVTHDDLGCAPIKMSSHIPLIDALMLACTVEMMSVERVVASVKRFSTFCASKELPFNMEDTMLFWINKVILKTREITEKELKLKQHLMDSPCHQKCDLMHALAHCMLEPVMLSHLVRYRRDQLSGRSPLHLPLVEDLMKDVCDGVALLTIVHYYCPEHLRLEDVCLKEVPSLSDSVYNIRLLREFSTEYLNRCLYLHTEDLLYAPPVLKHNVMVYVAELFWWFEVVRPDFVKPKDLQESDDVRTSVQTKSSRPYVPISNITKHSFLSPSPSADSMVPRPTYDPLTSAKVSPSHSPSHQLLPLRQRQQKATQVEESAEFRNRSSSLSRMDEHGPGSRLAWLERRQRPLSQMETDWERLCGDSVSLARSISKDSLASNVIPVTPQHQRTDGQPLRRRPCANDSDDQEEEPAAVLGPGGGAGSREPRPESFFLEPLQPAVLRPNKEKTWDVSKREESGEGQGPRWRGGITPTAHAAASGPGSGFFLHGGGQADGATDSEEEEDVEDSEFAQAPRRRGGAPGEEESAKLLEDGWGRERQDKEDGSGRSSPCLSTPSQASSASAGAGRVTSFAERRLHRGGSSCSSQATTPDGSESSASGGRGGTASELLRLRLQLEEKRHAIEAQKAAMETAAERRLGRLGKAAFLDVLAAAKGRGHAWPRPPERDAAPGGWKGSAKDDARAAALKARAEVPPEGDNRVAEDHEAWEGGAGGELDLSECSRSIELLNEAIGGIQRQMLQLSAQQDLLMKQTARPLPDEAPPARQPGLRPSVQFVEIATATRRPPKLSSAGGPRSKPADLGLGKESHGSRTGQKVNAPTPSADPRPSSRGEDEGEGGAKEGGDRTTGRGATRNAASRLRGSGSRRADGPEGPKPEPLVEDPPPSKGNDPAQCEENRAKAQLIEVDLSGLASPQHSEAEQKSGLGFFFKDEQKAADELAKKRAAFLLKQQKKAEGARLRKQQLEAESELKRDEARRKAEEERLRKEEEKARKELIKQEYLRRKQQELLEEQGVAKPRPCHRKPRPKSLQRGESGSSTSVSLCAAPSGSSLSLASAATEADSVTSGGGSQRGESVESFPMLSRNASRNMERDWDNGSTASSITSVAEYSGPRLFKEPSAKSNKALIQNAITHCCLAGKVNEAQKNAILEEIERCECNHLMILFRDGGCQFRALYAYAADSEEMAKLAGTGPRAVTRKMIDKLFKYSSDRKMFSVIPAKTVSASVDAVTIHSHLWQVRRLGSSRRK; translated from the exons ATGAACGCGGACGCGCCTGCTGGCGGAGGGGACAGCGCTCCGAGGAGGGCCGACTCGGCCGAGGGAGTCCTGGACATCGTGCCGCTGGAGCTGTATGACTCAGCCCGGGCGAAGATAGACGCCAACCTCCGCTGGCTGTTCGCCAAGGCGTACGGGGAAG aGCACGTCCCTGAGGATCTGAGAGACCCGTTCTACACGGATCAGTACCGCGTGGAGCACCTGAAGCCTCCcgtgctggagctgctgctgacGGCCGAGCTGTACTGCCGCGTGTGCGGTCTGCTGTCGCTGGGCGAGCAGGCCGCTGGGCTCGCATCGCACCGGTGCGTCCTGCAGGCACTCGCCCGCCGCGGCGTATGCGTCCGAGAGGCCGACGGCACGCCCGTCACCCACGACGACCTCGGCTGCGCCCCCATCAAGATG aGCTCCCACATCCCCCTGATAGATGCTCTGATGCTGGCCTGCACAGTGGAGATGATGAGCGTAGAGCGGGTGGTGGCGAGTGTCAAACGCTTCTCCACCTTCTGCGCCTCCAAAGAGCTGCCGTTCAACATGGAGGACACCATGCTCTTCTGGATCAACAAG GTCATTCTGAAAACCAGAGAAATCACTGAGAAagaactgaaactgaaacagCACTTGATGGACTCACCTTGTCATCAAAAG tgtgaCTTAATGCATGCATTGGCCCATTGCATGTTGGAGCCTGTGATGTTATCTCATCTG GTCCGTTACCGTAGAGACCAGCTGTCTGGCCGCTCCCCCCTGCACCTGCCTTTGGTGGAGGATCTGatgaaggatgtgtgtgacgGTGTCGCCCTGCTGACCATTGTCCATTACTACTGTCCTGAACACCTGCGGTTGGAGG ACGTCTGCCTGAAGGAGGTCCCATCCCTGTCGGACAGCGTGTACAACATCCGCTTGCTGAGGGAGTTCTCCACTGAGTACCTGAACCGCTGCTTGTACCTGCACACAGAGGACTTGCTGTATGCTCCCCCAGTGTTAAag CACAACGTGATGGTCTACGTGGCCGAGCTGTTCTGGTGGTTCGAGGTCGTCAGGCCGGACTTTGTGAAGCCCAAAGATCTCCAGGAGAGCGATGATG TGAGGACCTCGGTGCAGACGAAGAGTTCCCGCCCCTACGTTCCCATCTCCAACATCACGAAGCACAGCTTcttaagcccctccccctcagctGACTCCATGGTGCCAAGGCCCACCTATGACCCCCTGACCAG TGCCAAggtaagcccctcccacagcccctcccaccagcTCCTCCCACTGAGACAGAGGCAGCAGAAGGCCACTCAGGTGGAGGAGAGTGCAG AGTTCAGGAACAggtcaagctctctctctcgtatggACGAACACGGTCCTGGATCCCGGCTGGCCTGGttggagaggagacagag acCCCTGTCCCAGATGGAGACGGACTGGGAGCGTCTGTGCGGTGACAGCGTCAGCCTGGCCCGCTCCATCAGCAAAGACAGTTTGGCCTCCAACGTCATTCCCGTCACGCCTCAACACCAACGCACCGACGGCCAGCCCCTCCGTCGCCGGCCGTGCGCCAACGATAGCGACGACCAGGAGGAGGAGCCCGCGGCTGTTCTCGGCCCCGGGGGCGGGGCCGGCTCGAGGGAGCCCCGCCCCGAGAGCTTCTTCTTGGAGCCTCTGCAGCCGGCCGTGCTGCGGCCGAACAAGGAGAAAACGTGGGACGTGAGTAAGAGGGAGGAGAGCGGAGAGGGCCAGGGTCCGAGGTGGAGGGGCGGGATCACGCCCACGGCGCACGCGGCAGCCTCTGGCCCGGGCTCGGGCTTCTTCCTGCACGGCGGCGGCCAGGCGGACGGAGCCACGGACtccgaggaggaggaagacgtGGAGGACAGCGAGTTCGCCCAGGCCCCGAGGCGGAGGGGCGGCGCCCCGGGCGAGGAGGAGTCGGCCAAGCTGCTGGAGGACGGGTGGGGGCGGGAACGCCAGGACAAGGAGGACGGCAGTGGGCGCTCCAGCCCGTGCCTCAGCACGCCCTCGCAGGCCAGCAGCGCCTCGGCCGGCGCGGGGCGAGTCACCAGCTTCGCCGAGCGCCGGCTGCACCGCGGCGGGAGCTCCTGCAGCTCGCAGGCCACCACGCCGGATGGCTCGGAGAGCTCCGCCtccggggggcgggggggcacgGCCTCGGAGCTGCTCCGCCTCCGCCTGCAGCTGGAGGAGAAGCGGCATGCCATCGAGGCGCAGAAGGCCGCGATGGAGACGGCAGCCGAGCGGCGGCTGGGGCGGCTGGGCAAGGCCGCCTTCCTGGACGTGCTGGCGGCGGCGAAGGGGCGGGGCCACGCGTGGCCACGCCCCCCGGAACGGGACGCGGCGCCTGGCGGGTGGAAGGGCTCGGCCAAGGACGACGCGCGCGCGGCCGCGCTGAAGGCCAGGGCGGAGGTCCCGCCGGAGGGAGACAACCGCGTAGCTGAGGACCACGAGGCCTGGGAAGGAGGAGCCGGCGGGGAGCTGGACCTGAGCGAGTGCAGCCGCTCCATCGAGCTCCTGAACGAGGCCATCGGGGGCATCCAGCGCCAGATGCTGCAGCTGTCGGCCCAGCAGGACCTGCTGATGAAGCAGACCGCCCGCCCGTTGCCCGACGAGGCCCCGCCCGCTCGCCAGCCCGGGCTCCGCCCCTCCGTGCAGTTCGTGGAGATCGCCACGGCCACGCGCCGGCCTCCCAAGCTCAGCTCGGCGGGCGGGCCCCGGAGCAAGCCCGCCGACCTTGGGCTCGGCAAGGAGTCGCACGGGAGTCGCACGGGCCAGAAGGTCAACGCCCCGACGCCAAGCGCCGACCCCAGGCCCTCGTCGCGGGGGGAGGACGAGGGAGAGGGCGGGGCCAAAGAGGGCGGGGACAGGACGACCGGCCGGGGCGCAACCCGGAACGCCGCGTCCCGCCTCCGCGGCTCGGGCAGCCGAAGAGCGGACGGGCCGGAGGGGCCCAAACCGGAGCCGCTCGTCGAGGATCCGCCCCCGAGCAAGGGGAACGACCCGGCGCAGTGCGAGGAGAACCGGGCCAAGGCCCAGCTCATCGAGGTGGATCTGTCCGGCCTGGCCAGCCCACAACACTCGGAGGCGGAGCAGAAGTCAGGGCTGGGTTTCTTCTTCAAG gacgaGCAGAAGGCGGCGGACGAGCTGGCTAAGAAGCGCGCCGCCTTCCTCctgaaacagcaaaagaaagcaGAAGGGGCGCGGCTTCGTAAACAACAGCTGGAGGCGGAGTCTGAGCTCAAACGGGACGAAGCCag acGCAAGGCTGAGGAGGAGCGCTTGCgtaaggaggaggagaaggctcGCAAGGAGCTGATCAAGCAGGAGTACCTGCGCAGGAAACagcaggagctgctggaggaacAGGGTGTGGCCAAGCCCCGTCCCTGCCACAGGAAGCCACGCCCCAAGTCCCTCCAGCGCGGAGAATCTGGCAGCAGCACTT ctgtgagtttgtgtgccgCTCCGTctggctcctccctctccttgGCCTCTGCTGCTACGGAAGCGGACAGTGTCACTTCTGGAGGAGGCTCACagag gggtgaGTCGGTGGAATCGTTCCCCATGTTAAGTCGCAATGCCAGCAGAAACATGGAAAGAGACTGGGACAATGGTTCCACTGCATCCTCCATAACTTCAGTAGCAGAGTACAGTg GCCCGAGACTGTTCAAGGAGCCCAGTGCGAAGTCCAATAAGGCTCTCATCCAGAATGCCATTACCCACTGCTGCCTGGCTGGGAAGGTGAACGAAGCCCAGAAGAACGCCATCCTAGAG GAGATCGAGCGCTGCGAGTGCAACCACTTGATGATCCTGTTCCGTGACGGCGGCTGCCAGTTCCGCGCACTCTATGCCTACGCCGCCGACAGCGAGGAGATGGCGAAGCTGGCCGGCACGGGGCCCCGCGCCGTCACCCGCAAGATGATCGACAAGCTCTTCAAGTACAGCTCCGACCGCAAGATGTTCTCCGTCATCCCTGCCAAGACCGTCTCGGCCAGCGTGGACGCCGTCACCATCCACAGCCACCTCTGGCAGGTCCGACGGCTGGGCTCCTCCAGGAGGAAGTGA
- the camsap1a gene encoding calmodulin-regulated spectrin-associated protein 1a isoform X5 yields MNADAPAGGGDSAPRRADSAEGVLDIVPLELYDSARAKIDANLRWLFAKAYGEEHVPEDLRDPFYTDQYRVEHLKPPVLELLLTAELYCRVCGLLSLGEQAAGLASHRCVLQALARRGVCVREADGTPVTHDDLGCAPIKMSSHIPLIDALMLACTVEMMSVERVVASVKRFSTFCASKELPFNMEDTMLFWINKVILKTREITEKELKLKQHLMDSPCHQKVRYRRDQLSGRSPLHLPLVEDLMKDVCDGVALLTIVHYYCPEHLRLEDVCLKEVPSLSDSVYNIRLLREFSTEYLNRCLYLHTEDLLYAPPVLKHNVMVYVAELFWWFEVVRPDFVKPKDLQESDDVRTSVQTKSSRPYVPISNITKHSFLSPSPSADSMVPRPTYDPLTRYYLHLVPSPVAKVSPSHSPSHQLLPLRQRQQKATQVEESAEFRNRSSSLSRMDEHGPGSRLAWLERRQRPLSQMETDWERLCGDSVSLARSISKDSLASNVIPVTPQHQRTDGQPLRRRPCANDSDDQEEEPAAVLGPGGGAGSREPRPESFFLEPLQPAVLRPNKEKTWDVSKREESGEGQGPRWRGGITPTAHAAASGPGSGFFLHGGGQADGATDSEEEEDVEDSEFAQAPRRRGGAPGEEESAKLLEDGWGRERQDKEDGSGRSSPCLSTPSQASSASAGAGRVTSFAERRLHRGGSSCSSQATTPDGSESSASGGRGGTASELLRLRLQLEEKRHAIEAQKAAMETAAERRLGRLGKAAFLDVLAAAKGRGHAWPRPPERDAAPGGWKGSAKDDARAAALKARAEVPPEGDNRVAEDHEAWEGGAGGELDLSECSRSIELLNEAIGGIQRQMLQLSAQQDLLMKQTARPLPDEAPPARQPGLRPSVQFVEIATATRRPPKLSSAGGPRSKPADLGLGKESHGSRTGQKVNAPTPSADPRPSSRGEDEGEGGAKEGGDRTTGRGATRNAASRLRGSGSRRADGPEGPKPEPLVEDPPPSKGNDPAQCEENRAKAQLIEVDLSGLASPQHSEAEQKSGLGFFFKDEQKAADELAKKRAAFLLKQQKKAEGARLRKQQLEAESELKRDEARRKAEEERLRKEEEKARKELIKQEYLRRKQQELLEEQGVAKPRPCHRKPRPKSLQRGESGSSTSVSLCAAPSGSSLSLASAATEADSVTSGGGSQRGESVESFPMLSRNASRNMERDWDNGSTASSITSVAEYSGPRLFKEPSAKSNKALIQNAITHCCLAGKVNEAQKNAILEEIERCECNHLMILFRDGGCQFRALYAYAADSEEMAKLAGTGPRAVTRKMIDKLFKYSSDRKMFSVIPAKTVSASVDAVTIHSHLWQVRRLGSSRRK; encoded by the exons ATGAACGCGGACGCGCCTGCTGGCGGAGGGGACAGCGCTCCGAGGAGGGCCGACTCGGCCGAGGGAGTCCTGGACATCGTGCCGCTGGAGCTGTATGACTCAGCCCGGGCGAAGATAGACGCCAACCTCCGCTGGCTGTTCGCCAAGGCGTACGGGGAAG aGCACGTCCCTGAGGATCTGAGAGACCCGTTCTACACGGATCAGTACCGCGTGGAGCACCTGAAGCCTCCcgtgctggagctgctgctgacGGCCGAGCTGTACTGCCGCGTGTGCGGTCTGCTGTCGCTGGGCGAGCAGGCCGCTGGGCTCGCATCGCACCGGTGCGTCCTGCAGGCACTCGCCCGCCGCGGCGTATGCGTCCGAGAGGCCGACGGCACGCCCGTCACCCACGACGACCTCGGCTGCGCCCCCATCAAGATG aGCTCCCACATCCCCCTGATAGATGCTCTGATGCTGGCCTGCACAGTGGAGATGATGAGCGTAGAGCGGGTGGTGGCGAGTGTCAAACGCTTCTCCACCTTCTGCGCCTCCAAAGAGCTGCCGTTCAACATGGAGGACACCATGCTCTTCTGGATCAACAAG GTCATTCTGAAAACCAGAGAAATCACTGAGAAagaactgaaactgaaacagCACTTGATGGACTCACCTTGTCATCAAAAG GTCCGTTACCGTAGAGACCAGCTGTCTGGCCGCTCCCCCCTGCACCTGCCTTTGGTGGAGGATCTGatgaaggatgtgtgtgacgGTGTCGCCCTGCTGACCATTGTCCATTACTACTGTCCTGAACACCTGCGGTTGGAGG ACGTCTGCCTGAAGGAGGTCCCATCCCTGTCGGACAGCGTGTACAACATCCGCTTGCTGAGGGAGTTCTCCACTGAGTACCTGAACCGCTGCTTGTACCTGCACACAGAGGACTTGCTGTATGCTCCCCCAGTGTTAAag CACAACGTGATGGTCTACGTGGCCGAGCTGTTCTGGTGGTTCGAGGTCGTCAGGCCGGACTTTGTGAAGCCCAAAGATCTCCAGGAGAGCGATGATG TGAGGACCTCGGTGCAGACGAAGAGTTCCCGCCCCTACGTTCCCATCTCCAACATCACGAAGCACAGCTTcttaagcccctccccctcagctGACTCCATGGTGCCAAGGCCCACCTATGACCCCCTGACCAGGTATTACCTGCACCTAGTGCCCTCGCCCGT TGCCAAggtaagcccctcccacagcccctcccaccagcTCCTCCCACTGAGACAGAGGCAGCAGAAGGCCACTCAGGTGGAGGAGAGTGCAG AGTTCAGGAACAggtcaagctctctctctcgtatggACGAACACGGTCCTGGATCCCGGCTGGCCTGGttggagaggagacagag acCCCTGTCCCAGATGGAGACGGACTGGGAGCGTCTGTGCGGTGACAGCGTCAGCCTGGCCCGCTCCATCAGCAAAGACAGTTTGGCCTCCAACGTCATTCCCGTCACGCCTCAACACCAACGCACCGACGGCCAGCCCCTCCGTCGCCGGCCGTGCGCCAACGATAGCGACGACCAGGAGGAGGAGCCCGCGGCTGTTCTCGGCCCCGGGGGCGGGGCCGGCTCGAGGGAGCCCCGCCCCGAGAGCTTCTTCTTGGAGCCTCTGCAGCCGGCCGTGCTGCGGCCGAACAAGGAGAAAACGTGGGACGTGAGTAAGAGGGAGGAGAGCGGAGAGGGCCAGGGTCCGAGGTGGAGGGGCGGGATCACGCCCACGGCGCACGCGGCAGCCTCTGGCCCGGGCTCGGGCTTCTTCCTGCACGGCGGCGGCCAGGCGGACGGAGCCACGGACtccgaggaggaggaagacgtGGAGGACAGCGAGTTCGCCCAGGCCCCGAGGCGGAGGGGCGGCGCCCCGGGCGAGGAGGAGTCGGCCAAGCTGCTGGAGGACGGGTGGGGGCGGGAACGCCAGGACAAGGAGGACGGCAGTGGGCGCTCCAGCCCGTGCCTCAGCACGCCCTCGCAGGCCAGCAGCGCCTCGGCCGGCGCGGGGCGAGTCACCAGCTTCGCCGAGCGCCGGCTGCACCGCGGCGGGAGCTCCTGCAGCTCGCAGGCCACCACGCCGGATGGCTCGGAGAGCTCCGCCtccggggggcgggggggcacgGCCTCGGAGCTGCTCCGCCTCCGCCTGCAGCTGGAGGAGAAGCGGCATGCCATCGAGGCGCAGAAGGCCGCGATGGAGACGGCAGCCGAGCGGCGGCTGGGGCGGCTGGGCAAGGCCGCCTTCCTGGACGTGCTGGCGGCGGCGAAGGGGCGGGGCCACGCGTGGCCACGCCCCCCGGAACGGGACGCGGCGCCTGGCGGGTGGAAGGGCTCGGCCAAGGACGACGCGCGCGCGGCCGCGCTGAAGGCCAGGGCGGAGGTCCCGCCGGAGGGAGACAACCGCGTAGCTGAGGACCACGAGGCCTGGGAAGGAGGAGCCGGCGGGGAGCTGGACCTGAGCGAGTGCAGCCGCTCCATCGAGCTCCTGAACGAGGCCATCGGGGGCATCCAGCGCCAGATGCTGCAGCTGTCGGCCCAGCAGGACCTGCTGATGAAGCAGACCGCCCGCCCGTTGCCCGACGAGGCCCCGCCCGCTCGCCAGCCCGGGCTCCGCCCCTCCGTGCAGTTCGTGGAGATCGCCACGGCCACGCGCCGGCCTCCCAAGCTCAGCTCGGCGGGCGGGCCCCGGAGCAAGCCCGCCGACCTTGGGCTCGGCAAGGAGTCGCACGGGAGTCGCACGGGCCAGAAGGTCAACGCCCCGACGCCAAGCGCCGACCCCAGGCCCTCGTCGCGGGGGGAGGACGAGGGAGAGGGCGGGGCCAAAGAGGGCGGGGACAGGACGACCGGCCGGGGCGCAACCCGGAACGCCGCGTCCCGCCTCCGCGGCTCGGGCAGCCGAAGAGCGGACGGGCCGGAGGGGCCCAAACCGGAGCCGCTCGTCGAGGATCCGCCCCCGAGCAAGGGGAACGACCCGGCGCAGTGCGAGGAGAACCGGGCCAAGGCCCAGCTCATCGAGGTGGATCTGTCCGGCCTGGCCAGCCCACAACACTCGGAGGCGGAGCAGAAGTCAGGGCTGGGTTTCTTCTTCAAG gacgaGCAGAAGGCGGCGGACGAGCTGGCTAAGAAGCGCGCCGCCTTCCTCctgaaacagcaaaagaaagcaGAAGGGGCGCGGCTTCGTAAACAACAGCTGGAGGCGGAGTCTGAGCTCAAACGGGACGAAGCCag acGCAAGGCTGAGGAGGAGCGCTTGCgtaaggaggaggagaaggctcGCAAGGAGCTGATCAAGCAGGAGTACCTGCGCAGGAAACagcaggagctgctggaggaacAGGGTGTGGCCAAGCCCCGTCCCTGCCACAGGAAGCCACGCCCCAAGTCCCTCCAGCGCGGAGAATCTGGCAGCAGCACTT ctgtgagtttgtgtgccgCTCCGTctggctcctccctctccttgGCCTCTGCTGCTACGGAAGCGGACAGTGTCACTTCTGGAGGAGGCTCACagag gggtgaGTCGGTGGAATCGTTCCCCATGTTAAGTCGCAATGCCAGCAGAAACATGGAAAGAGACTGGGACAATGGTTCCACTGCATCCTCCATAACTTCAGTAGCAGAGTACAGTg GCCCGAGACTGTTCAAGGAGCCCAGTGCGAAGTCCAATAAGGCTCTCATCCAGAATGCCATTACCCACTGCTGCCTGGCTGGGAAGGTGAACGAAGCCCAGAAGAACGCCATCCTAGAG GAGATCGAGCGCTGCGAGTGCAACCACTTGATGATCCTGTTCCGTGACGGCGGCTGCCAGTTCCGCGCACTCTATGCCTACGCCGCCGACAGCGAGGAGATGGCGAAGCTGGCCGGCACGGGGCCCCGCGCCGTCACCCGCAAGATGATCGACAAGCTCTTCAAGTACAGCTCCGACCGCAAGATGTTCTCCGTCATCCCTGCCAAGACCGTCTCGGCCAGCGTGGACGCCGTCACCATCCACAGCCACCTCTGGCAGGTCCGACGGCTGGGCTCCTCCAGGAGGAAGTGA